The Ochrobactrum quorumnocens genome has a segment encoding these proteins:
- a CDS encoding flavodoxin family protein, giving the protein MKLKAIALNATLKNSGGNPSSTECMLHLISEAMARAGVETEIIRLADYQIKPGVSSNEGDGDEWPTIRQKILAANILVVGTPIWLGQPSSFLKRALERMDAFLNETDDQGRMLSYGRVAAVAVVGNEDGAHHVSAEVYQALNDVGFTIAANAVSYWVGEAMGSTDFVDLTEVPEVVSNAVDMLTRNAVHLATLMAKNPYPGR; this is encoded by the coding sequence ATGAAATTGAAGGCGATCGCACTTAACGCTACTTTGAAAAACTCGGGCGGTAATCCTTCATCGACGGAATGTATGCTGCATCTAATCTCGGAGGCAATGGCGCGAGCGGGAGTTGAAACTGAAATTATTCGTCTCGCTGACTACCAAATCAAACCTGGTGTCTCCTCCAATGAAGGAGATGGCGACGAATGGCCTACAATTAGGCAAAAAATTCTAGCCGCTAACATCCTTGTGGTAGGAACACCAATCTGGCTGGGTCAGCCTAGTAGTTTCCTAAAGCGGGCTTTAGAACGAATGGACGCATTTCTAAACGAAACAGATGACCAAGGTCGCATGTTATCTTACGGAAGGGTGGCCGCCGTAGCGGTTGTCGGCAACGAAGATGGTGCACATCATGTATCTGCCGAGGTTTATCAGGCGTTAAATGACGTCGGCTTCACCATAGCTGCGAATGCCGTGAGTTATTGGGTCGGTGAGGCTATGGGTAGTACCGACTTTGTCGACTTGACCGAAGTGCCTGAGGTGGTTTCCAATGCCGTTGACATGCTAACTCGTAATGCTGTGCACCTAGCAACTTTAATGGCGAAGAACCCTTACCCTGGCAGATAG